Part of the Bacillus cereus group sp. RP43 genome is shown below.
GTTTAAATTAATCTAGGAATCTCTTTTACTTCACCTCCATATTGGCTATTTTTACGTATGTATTTCAATGATCTTTTTAATACGAAAACGTTTGCATTAAACATTAAAAAAATAGATTTGTTTATTCCTTCTTATATTTGTAAATACTAAAAGATCAAGGAAATCATTTTAAAGCAATCGTTTGTTATCGCTTTCATTCTATAGCACTTACTATTAAGAGGTCAATATATTATTAATTTTCTGTTTTTATACACTTTACATCTTATATATTTGTCACAACTTATTAAAGATAGACAGCGTGAATATTACTTAATAAGTTTATTTTCATAAATACCTTGCTACGTTACAAAAAAACAGCTAATATCTTAAAATGATAATAGCTGTTTTTTATAACGTATTAATATATGAATAAAAACTATATTTCTAACTTACTTAATTTTTGCTGCATCAAATGCCTTTTGAACTGCTTGAACTTCAGCTGTATTCGCCCCATATTTATTAGTTGCCACTCGAATACATGCTGATTTCAGTTCCTTGAAATTAGAAGTCATGTTTAATTCATCTGTATTTGCATAATAGAAAATATCAAACATTTTATCCTCACCAATTCCTTTAACAGTTACCCCGTTATGAGTTCCACCTTTTGCAATGAGATACGCAACTTTATTAATAATGCTTGAATTAAAATGAACGCCACCTTGATCCCAGCCATTAAAATCGTTAAATTCACTGTAATCATCTGGATAAGGTACTCCAAGTGAAGATGGCACAGAAGCTGGGTTTTCCATATCACGGAAAACAGATCCGGTTTGTTCTCCCATTGTCCAGTTAAATGTTCCATTATTTACGTATTTCTCAATAGATGTTCCCATAATATCAGATAGTGCCTCATTGATTGCACCAGATTCACCGTAATATTCAAGATTAGATTCGCTAGAAGTAACAGCATGTGTAAATTCATGTCCAGCTACGTCATATGCTTTAACGATAGGATCGCCATATACAAGCATACTTCCATTATTAGCACTTAATGCATTCTGCCAATTTTTCGGATCGTTCGTATCTTCAGAATCCCAAGCGTGTACAACTGAAACTACCTTTTGTCCCTTATTATCAAAACTATTACGCTTGTATTTATCTTTATAAAAATCAAATACCTTTGTTGCTAAGTAATGAGCACTTACTGCTTTTGGATCGTTAAATGTTGTTGAAGTACTAGTTGCTAATGTACCAGGATAATAGCTTTCTTCTTTAGTAATATCTTTGTAATTCACATCATAAGTTTCAATTCCTTGCCCTCTTGTATAATCAGCAAGTGCATATTTTCCATTACTTTGTTTAGAAATACCAAATGAACGAGAAATTCCTAAATCATCTTTTCCTGTTCCAGTTAATGATGTAAGACTGCTTTTTTTACTTTCCTTTAAGGCTCCAACTAGTTTTTCACTTGCTTTTAAATTAGATTCTTGTACCATATTTTTTAACATATCGCCATTTTGCGCATTTACTAAATAAGTTCCAGAAACATAGTTTGGTGTTGCAGCTTCAAATGTAACTTGGTATGCATTGCTAGCTTGTCCATTATTTTCATCAACAAAAATAACTTCCTTAACTTCTGGCTCAGAAATAAACTTGATATCGTTCCCGTACTTCGTATAAATATATTGTTTTGCTTCATCTTTTGATAGATTTATAGGTTTTTTCAATTCTTCTTGTTTTAAATTTTGCGCGCTATCGCCTGAAACACTTTTAATAACACCCTTATTATCTACGTGTGCAGTTAATTGATGGCCATATACTTCTTTTCCTTCATATGTTTGCTGCATACGTACGAGTGTAGTCCCATCATATGAATCACGTTTTTGAAGAACCTTATAATCTACTCCTGTTTCTCCATTGACTTGTTTTTGGGACAGAGCTTGTTCTGTTTTCTCTTTAAGAGCATCTTTTACTACATTTTCTGGTGCCTTTTGTGACGGTTGTGTAAGTTCACCTGAACGGAAAGATTCCTCCTGAATTTGAACTTGTAGTTGATCTGTTTCCTCTGCATGACCTATTCCATATGGTGCCACAGCTGTTAAAGCTAATCCTGTTGTTAATGCTACCTTAGTTAATGTCTTTGTGTTTTTCATTTTTTCACCTCGTATAATTTTTGAAATAGAAAGCTTGTACAAAGTATACTTTCTATAATTGTCGAAAAAAAGGGAAAATACTAAATTTGTGTAACATTATGCAAAATTACATAATTTAAGATCGGTGATATAAATATAGAACAGCTCATATAAGTTCATTAAACTCAATAAAAAAAGAGCCCCTAAGGTGCTCATCCGATACGATTATAAATCACAAATGCATTATGTCAGTTATGGTATATGCTCGTCTCATCCAATCGTTTACTTGCTTATTATGTGATTTCTCTGCACAATAAACTTTTAAAACTTCTTCATCTAATAAATTAAAATTCTCAGTGATTATTTAACTTCAATTTATTTTATTTACTAGTTAAACTTATAAACTTAATTAGTAAATAAAAGATACAGTTAAAATAATATAAGAAATAAGCATAATTAAAGCAAGGCAACAGATAAAGATAGCACTCGACATGCATTGTTTTATTCTTTTTTTCATTTTAATTTGTTTTATTTTTTAATTTTGCAGGATCAATTTGAATTTGACCTTTCCAGGATCCAGCTACTTTTCCAATTTTATTTATGTTTACATTTAAAGTAAGTAGTTGTTTAAAAGATCCTTTTCCTTCAAGACCTTCAACAAATGTAATGACACCTTCTGGTCTGTCTTTATCTCGAATGCCTACATGCTCTAATTTTATTCCTTCTGCCATTAATTCAAATGGTAGACTATCTGTACCTTGGATAAACGCTAACTGCGAGAACATACCATTCTTCGTGTTATATTCAGGATTTTCTTCTTGTTGTCCGTTTATTTTCCCATCACTTTTCATATCTAACCCAGCTGTATCAAATTTAAACGGTACTAAAGTCCCATCAGCTTTTTCAATTCTATAATGTACAGATATACGTGCATCTGCTACATATAATTCTTTGAAATGTACGGTAATATCCTGATCTGTTATTTTTTCATCAATAGGTATATATTGCCCATTCAGCATCCCCTCTTGCTTTACCCCGTTTTCGTCTGTCATTCCCTCATTTACGACATTATCATTTGAAACTTCATTAGCAAGGTAAGAAGCGATATTAGTAGCTGCGACTTGTACTTGTGGAATCATTGCTGTTGCAAAAAGTCCTGCCGCTGCTATTACTGTATACATTAAGCGTTTTGATTTTTTATTCATGTTTGTAAAAATACCTTTCTTCTGATCCATTTTATGATTTATATTTGGCACATTTTCTAACTGGGAATTACTTTCGAATGTTTTCCACGCTTGTTCTACATCTATATCTATTTCTATTTCTTGTTTTGACTGTATACATTCCTCAGCAAGTGTTGAATTTTCCCATTGATTTAATTTAGTAATTTCTATTAATAATTTTTGACACTTTTCACATGTGTCCAGATGTTTTATAAATTGCTTTCTTTCATTACGAGACAGCTCGCCATCTATATATGCTTGAATGAACCCCATATTATAACAAGTCATTTAGTATTCCCCCATCTGTTCATAAATTTTGCGGAATTTCAGTTTGGCTCGTACTAATAATGTTCCAATAGAAGATACGTCGATTTGAAGAACTTGTGCGATTTCTTTATATTGAAACCCTGAGAATTTCATTAACAAAATTGTTCGATCTTGTTCCTTCATTTTTCTTAATACTATTTGTACTTTTGTAATCTCTTCTTTTCTTATCCATTGATCATCCAATGATGAATCATTTTGAATTTCTTGATACTGGATTTCTTTATCAACCCTTGCCTGATGTCTCTTTTCAGAACGTATATAGTTATAGGCTACATAAGTAGATGATTTAATAAGCCATCCACGTAAGTTTTCAACTTCTTTCCAATCTGTACGGTACAGTTGTAAAAACACTTCTTGCGCTAATTCCTCAGCGATTGTTTGTTTTTTAATAATCCATAATATTTGTTTAACAATATAAACATAGTTTTATTTAAACAACTCTTCAAATGTTATATCTGAAACATTCCTCTCTTCACTTTTTATATTTAACATGTAAGTAAAACCTCGCTCTCATTTGATGCCTGTATTATAGAGAAACCAGAAAATCAATTTTTGTGACAATTTTTTTTATGTGCTAAAAAATACATTTGTTTTGTCTTTGTATAAATGTCAAAATCAAGGTCAAATATAAATACTAATTTTATCCGTAAAAAAAAGACCTATGTAGAGGTCCTTTTTTGTTTATTTAATGTATGTTATTAAATACAGCAGTTAACTCTATTTTGGTAAGTTTATTTCCTTCCACTCAAAATCATTGCATTTCCAAGTACTTTTTTGTTCAACAAGATCTTCGGTAATTTTATTTCTTCAGCAAGTTCATTACTATTCAGTTCAGATACGCCAAGTTTCTCCAGGTCATTTAAGAGCTCTTTTTCATCCCCAAATATTTTTTCATCCATAAACAAATCTATGAAGACAAATTCACCACCAGGTTTTAACACTCTTAATGACTCTTTAATTACTTCAGATTTATTCTCTCTATCTTTTACTTCATGAAATGTTAGACAACTTACAATCCTATCAAATTCACCATCATTGAAAGGGAGTTCTGCAGCACTTGCTTTCAAAAAAACAATTCTATCAGAGACCCCTTCTATTTCAGCATTCTGTTGGCATTGAGCTTTTGAATATTCCCAATTCCCGCCCCAATAATCAATTCCAGTTAAAAAGGACTTAGGAAAAGTCTTTGCCAATTTAATAATCAGTGAACCACTGCCGGTTCCTATATCTAGTATTTTTCCTTCTCCATCCCAATTTACCTTGGTAACAATTAAATCATGTATTTTCGACTGATAATTCCCTCCAAATACTGAGAATTGGTAAACAGAATAAGAAAGTATAAATGCTATATAAATAAACGGCAATGCTATCATCCCTGACAAGGCTCGCACATAAAAATCAATAGGCAATAATGCTATTAAGAGAAGCACGAGTGAAATTACTAAAAAAATAAATAGTTTGTAAATCCGAATCCAAGTTTGATATTTAGCTTTTGTTTTCAAGTTATCTGCCTTCCTTATAAAATCTATTTTTATCTATTATAAATGAAATTAATGACGTTTACTTATATTTTGTATATTGCATATGCTGAAACTCTCACGGTAATGAATTGGTAATCTCAGAAACACGGATTGCTATTTTATTAGACTCTCCTGAAAATATACTTGTCATTTTGGGTGCGATTCCTTTATATCAATTCACAAAAAAATCAACCGAAAAAAAAACATCTATTTAGATGTGTTTTTTGTTGACTTAAAATGAATTCCGATTAATATTTACGACATATGAAACAACTGTGCAAGCTGTAAATGTAATGATTTCCATACCAGCTTTCCTGATGAATTATTTTTATTTATGTAATAATACGGTTTAAATACTGTAAAAAAAATTATTCTTTTCATGCATATGTATGTACATTTTTTTATTTATTAGTTATATTATGGGTATTGAATGATTACGAAGATAATCTATCGCTTATATAAACACTTGTATATTTATATCCGTGAAAACTACAAAATGTATAAAATTCCATTTGTCAAATGAATTTAATGCGGAAGGAGGTTTGTGGTTACTTCATCGGGATATAATAATCGGTTTTATTGAACTGATAAAAATACAGGAGGCGACATGATGTTTCGTACGATTTCAAACTTTATGAGAGTAGCTGAGATAAGAAACAAAATTCTTTTTACACTAGCGATGTTAATTGTTTTTCGAATTGGCACGTTTATTCCGGTTCCTCATACTAACGCAGAGGTATTAAAAGTACAAGATCAAGCTAACGTTTTAGGCATGCTGAACGTATTTGGCGGAGGAGCACTGCAACACTTCTCAATCTTTGCTGTAGGTATCACACCATATATTACAGCTTCTATCATTGTACAATTACTACAAATGGACGTTGTACCTAAATTTACAGAATGGGCAAAGCAAGGAGAAATGGGCCGCAAGAAATCAGCTCAATTTACTCGATACTTTACAATCATTCTCGCATTCATACAAGCCATTGGGATGTCTTATGGCTTTAATAATATAGCAGGCGGACAATTAATAACAGATCCAAGCTGGACTACATACTTATTTATTGCGACAGTATTAACTGCTGGTACTGCATTTTTACTTTGGTTAGGTGAACAAATCACCGCTAATGGCGTTGGTAATGGAATCTCAATGATTATCTTCGCAGGACTTGTTGCAGCTATTCCAAATGTTGCAAATCAAATTTATTTACAACAATTCCAAAACGCAGGCGATCAATTATTTATGCACATTATAAAAATGGTCTTAATTGGGCTTGTTATTTTAGCGATTGTTGTTGGTGTTATTTACATCCAACAAGCAGTTCGAAAAATACCGATTCAATATGCAAAAGCTGTTTCAGGAAACAATCAATATCAAGGAGCAAAAAATACTCATTTACCTCTTAAAGTAAATAGTGCAGGTGTAATTCCTGTTATCTTTGCTTCTGCCTTTTTAATGACGCCGCGTACAATTGCGCAGCTCTTCCCTGATTCAAGCGTATCTAAATGGATAATTGCAAATCTTGATTTTGCACATCCATTTGGAATGACACTTTATGTGGGTCTTATCGTTGCTTTCACATATTTCTATGCATTCATTCAAGTGAACCCTGAACAAATGGCTGAGAATTTGAAAAAGCAAAATGGATACGTACCTGGTATTCGTCCAGGTAAATCTACAGAACAGTATGTAACAAAGATTTTATATCGCTTAACATTTATCGGTGCCATTTTCTTAGGCGCAATTTCAATATTACCGCTCGTATTCACGAAAATCGCAACATTACCACCTTCTGCCCAAATCGGTGGCACAAGCTTACTTATCATCGTAGGTGTAGCATTAGAAACGATGAAGACGCTCGAAAGTCAGCTTGTGAAACGTCATTATAAAGGTTTTATTAAAAAAGCAAATTAATTATGAAAACACACTAGAAGTCCCAATCTCGACCTAGTGTGTTTTTATTATAAAAACTTATTATTATGGAGGTTTTGTCTTATGAGTCAAAGAATTGCCTACTATGATATTTCGCCTGATGGTATGAAAATTATGATGGATATGGAGAAATACACGAAGAAATCCTCAATTAATCGTGCTGTTAGAGAGCTTATAAAAATTAGAGTCTCTCAAATTAATGGTTGTGCTTATTGTATCGATATGCATACTTCTGACGCCCGAAAATTAGGTGAAACCGAGCAAAGAATTTATTGCTTAAATGCTTGGGATGATTGTGATTTTTATACTCCTGAAGAAAAAGTTGCTCTGGAACTATCGGAGCATATTACTCTCATTCCTACTAAAAGAGTTCCTGAAAATCTATACAACCGAGTACGTGAATACTTTGACGAAAAACAATATGTTGATCTTGTGTTAATCATTAATCAAATAAACAGTTGGAATCGAATTTCTATTTCGATGGGCAATACCGTAATAAAAAAATAACATTCATCCACCAAACAATATGCGATCGATTTAGTTAAGTGTAAAATTAAATATAGCCTATATAAAAACACAGTTGGTTATTTCCCCCACTGTGTTTTTGATTTTACTATCTCTAATCTGTATTCTAATGTGTTAATTATTTTCTTCTAAAGTTTGAATACGTTTTCCGCTGTTTTCCACATCATTAAACTTTAACTACATCTCTTTTTTTAACAACCTTCCTTGCTTGAAATAAACTCCAAGTGTAGTACGATTTGCTAAAAATACACCAATCATGATTAAACAAGCACCTATTCCCATTGTAGGATTTAATGGTTCTCCCAATACAAAATGCCCTACAATAACAGCGATTAACGGAGATACATATAACCACGTTGATGGAAATACAGGATTTGTTTTTGATAAAAGCCAGTAATATAAACCGTGTCCACCAATAGACCCTACAAATATAAGATATAAAATTGGCCATTGTACATTCCAAGATGTTAGGATTGTTAGATTAGGCTGTTCCATTACGATAGATACAATTAACAGTAACATTCCTCCATAAAACATTTGAATACCGTTAATGAGAAATGGTGATACATCAGGTAAATCTGAAAGTATTTCTTTTGAACGAATAGAACCTATTCCATAAAACAACTCTCCTACTAATATAACAAGGCAAGCGATACTCCATATTAATGTAAGTTCT
Proteins encoded:
- a CDS encoding methyltransferase domain-containing protein, translating into MKTKAKYQTWIRIYKLFIFLVISLVLLLIALLPIDFYVRALSGMIALPFIYIAFILSYSVYQFSVFGGNYQSKIHDLIVTKVNWDGEGKILDIGTGSGSLIIKLAKTFPKSFLTGIDYWGGNWEYSKAQCQQNAEIEGVSDRIVFLKASAAELPFNDGEFDRIVSCLTFHEVKDRENKSEVIKESLRVLKPGGEFVFIDLFMDEKIFGDEKELLNDLEKLGVSELNSNELAEEIKLPKILLNKKVLGNAMILSGRK
- a CDS encoding EamA family transporter, whose amino-acid sequence is MVIINYILVCIIFGTTFLTIKIGIEAGAPPLFSAGIRFFLAGLILIITFKLKRKDIMPYLLSKRIIYAGFCLTFMTFATLYWAEQYISSGLAAVLSATGPMMILILQSRRNKTKLQKEQLVALVIALIGVFCISLPGMHQELTLIWSIACLVILVGELFYGIGSIRSKEILSDLPDVSPFLINGIQMFYGGMLLLIVSIVMEQPNLTILTSWNVQWPILYLIFVGSIGGHGLYYWLLSKTNPVFPSTWLYVSPLIAVIVGHFVLGEPLNPTMGIGACLIMIGVFLANRTTLGVYFKQGRLLKKEM
- the secY gene encoding preprotein translocase subunit SecY; this translates as MFRTISNFMRVAEIRNKILFTLAMLIVFRIGTFIPVPHTNAEVLKVQDQANVLGMLNVFGGGALQHFSIFAVGITPYITASIIVQLLQMDVVPKFTEWAKQGEMGRKKSAQFTRYFTIILAFIQAIGMSYGFNNIAGGQLITDPSWTTYLFIATVLTAGTAFLLWLGEQITANGVGNGISMIIFAGLVAAIPNVANQIYLQQFQNAGDQLFMHIIKMVLIGLVILAIVVGVIYIQQAVRKIPIQYAKAVSGNNQYQGAKNTHLPLKVNSAGVIPVIFASAFLMTPRTIAQLFPDSSVSKWIIANLDFAHPFGMTLYVGLIVAFTYFYAFIQVNPEQMAENLKKQNGYVPGIRPGKSTEQYVTKILYRLTFIGAIFLGAISILPLVFTKIATLPPSAQIGGTSLLIIVGVALETMKTLESQLVKRHYKGFIKKAN
- a CDS encoding DUF4179 domain-containing protein, which codes for MTCYNMGFIQAYIDGELSRNERKQFIKHLDTCEKCQKLLIEITKLNQWENSTLAEECIQSKQEIEIDIDVEQAWKTFESNSQLENVPNINHKMDQKKGIFTNMNKKSKRLMYTVIAAAGLFATAMIPQVQVAATNIASYLANEVSNDNVVNEGMTDENGVKQEGMLNGQYIPIDEKITDQDITVHFKELYVADARISVHYRIEKADGTLVPFKFDTAGLDMKSDGKINGQQEENPEYNTKNGMFSQLAFIQGTDSLPFELMAEGIKLEHVGIRDKDRPEGVITFVEGLEGKGSFKQLLTLNVNINKIGKVAGSWKGQIQIDPAKLKNKTN
- a CDS encoding M4 family metallopeptidase, whose translation is MKNTKTLTKVALTTGLALTAVAPYGIGHAEETDQLQVQIQEESFRSGELTQPSQKAPENVVKDALKEKTEQALSQKQVNGETGVDYKVLQKRDSYDGTTLVRMQQTYEGKEVYGHQLTAHVDNKGVIKSVSGDSAQNLKQEELKKPINLSKDEAKQYIYTKYGNDIKFISEPEVKEVIFVDENNGQASNAYQVTFEAATPNYVSGTYLVNAQNGDMLKNMVQESNLKASEKLVGALKESKKSSLTSLTGTGKDDLGISRSFGISKQSNGKYALADYTRGQGIETYDVNYKDITKEESYYPGTLATSTSTTFNDPKAVSAHYLATKVFDFYKDKYKRNSFDNKGQKVVSVVHAWDSEDTNDPKNWQNALSANNGSMLVYGDPIVKAYDVAGHEFTHAVTSSESNLEYYGESGAINEALSDIMGTSIEKYVNNGTFNWTMGEQTGSVFRDMENPASVPSSLGVPYPDDYSEFNDFNGWDQGGVHFNSSIINKVAYLIAKGGTHNGVTVKGIGEDKMFDIFYYANTDELNMTSNFKELKSACIRVATNKYGANTAEVQAVQKAFDAAKIK
- a CDS encoding carboxymuconolactone decarboxylase family protein, with amino-acid sequence MSQRIAYYDISPDGMKIMMDMEKYTKKSSINRAVRELIKIRVSQINGCAYCIDMHTSDARKLGETEQRIYCLNAWDDCDFYTPEEKVALELSEHITLIPTKRVPENLYNRVREYFDEKQYVDLVLIINQINSWNRISISMGNTVIKK